A genomic segment from Diceros bicornis minor isolate mBicDic1 chromosome 5, mDicBic1.mat.cur, whole genome shotgun sequence encodes:
- the RNF31 gene encoding E3 ubiquitin-protein ligase RNF31 isoform X4 yields the protein MMPGEEERAFLAAREELASALRRDSGQAFSLEQLRPLLVTSLPPAARYLQLDAARLVRCNADGEPRNYLNTLSTALNILEKYGRNLLSPQRPRYWRGVKFNNPVFRSTVDAVQGGRDVLRLYGYTEEQPDGLSFPETQKEPDEHQVATVTLEVLLLRTELSLLLQNTHPRQQALEQLLKDKVEDDILQLSEFVPRQREIDPGPLTSPSAPGSTPGPCFLCGSAPGTLHCSACKQALCPACDRLFHGHPSRAHHLRQTLSGAPQATCLTPSLPASAPPRPQSTSLLALGNSSLSPPDPASARLPWHCAACATLNESWAVLCVACDRPRGCKGLGLGIDGPQGAGGQEPELARGRWACQSCTFENEAAAVLCAICERPRLAQPPSLVVDSREAGVCLQPLQQGDTLLSSAQTPVWYCVHCTFCNSGLGWVCAMCNRTSSPTPVQHAPRLHASSLEERLPEPGPPRRFSAPLPSSCGDSEKQRQDKLREEGLQLVMKIRSLVRRLLAVYALPSWGRAELALSLLQETPRNYELGDVVEAVRQSQDRAFLRRLLAQECAVCSWALPRNRMQALTSCECTICPDCFRQHFTIALKEKHITDMVCPACGRPDLTDDTQLLSYFSTLDIQLRESLEPDAYALFHKKLTEGVLMRDPKFLWCAQCSFGFIYEREQLEATCPQCHQTFCVRCKRQWEEQHRGRSCEDFQNWKRNNDPEYQAQGLAMYLQENGIDCPNCKFSYALARGGCMHFHCTQCRHEFCSGCYNAFYAKNKCPDPNCRVKKSLHGHHPRDCLFYLRDWTALRLQKLLQDNNVMFNTEPPAGARAVPGGGCRVMEQKEVPNGLRDEACGKETPAGYAGLCQAHYKEYLVSLINAHSLDPATLYDVEELETAAERYLHVRPQPLAGEDAPAYHTRLLQKLMEEVPLGQSIPRRRK from the exons ATGATGCCAGGGGAGGAGGAGCGGGCCTTCCTGGCGGCCCGCGAGGAGCTGGCGAGCGCCCTGAGGAGGGATTCCGGGCAGGCGTTTTCCCTGGAGCAGCTCCGGCCGCTGCTGGTCACTTCTCTGCCGCCAGCAGCCCGCTACCTGCAGCTGGACGCCGCACGCCTGGTCCGCTGCAACGCTGACGGAGAG CCCCGAAACTACCTCAACACCCTGTCCACGGCCCTGAACATCCTGGAGAAATATGGCCGCAACCTCCTCAGCCCTCAGCGGCCCCGCTACTGGCGCGGGGTCAAGTTTAATAACCCCGTCTTTCGCAGTACGGTGGATGCTGTGCAG GGGGGCCGGGATGTTCTGCGGTTGTATGGCTACACAGAGGAGCAGCCGGATGGGTTGAGCTTCCCTGAGACACAGAAGGAGCCAGATGAGCACCAAGTTGCTACAGTCACACTGGAAGTGCTGCTGCTTCGGACAGAGCTCAGCCTGCTATTACAG AATACTCACCCAAGACAGCAAGCATTGGAGCAGCTGCTGAAAGACAAGGTTGAAGATGAT ATACTGCAGCTCTCAGAGTTTGTCCCCCGACAGAGAGAGATTGATCCCGGCCCCCTCACCTCACCCTCTGCCCCAG GCTCCACTCCTGGTCCCTGCTTCCTCTGTGGTTCTGCCCCAGGCACACTGCACTGCTCAGCATGTAAACAGGCCTTGTGCCCAGCTTGTGATCGCTTGTTCCACGGGCACCCATCCCGTGCCCATCACCTCCGCCAGACCCTATCTGGGGCCCCCCAGGCCACCTGCCTGACCCCCAG CTTACCTGCCTCGGCTCCACCACGGCCTCAGTCAACCTCCCTGCTGGCCCTAGGAAACAGCTCTCTTTCTCCCCCTGATCCTGCAAGTGCCCGTCTGCCCTGGCACTGTGCTGCCTGTGCCACGCTAAATGAATCTTGGGCAGTGCTCTGTGTGGCCTGTGATCGGCCCCGAGGCTGTAAGGGGTTGGGGCTGGGGATTGATGGCCCCCAAGGAGCTGGAGGCCAAGAACCTGAGCTTGCACGAGGTCGTTGGGCCTGCCAGAGCTGCACCTTTGAGAATGAGGCAGCAGCCGTGCTATGTGCCATATGTGAGCGACCTCGGCTGGCTCAGCCTCCTAGCTTGGTGGTGGATTCTCGGGAGGCTGGTGTTTGCCTGCAGCCCCTTCAG CAGGGGGATACTTTGCTCTCCTCTGCCCAGACTCCAGTCTGGTACTGTGTTCACTGTACCTTCTGCAACTCGGGCCTTGGCTGGGTGTGTGCTATGTGCAACCGGACCAGCAGCCCCACCCCAGTACAGCACGCCCCCCGGCTCCATGCCAGCTCTTTGGAAGAGCGACTCCCCGAGCCAGGGCCTCCACGACGCTTCAGTGCCCCCTTGCCCAGTTCCTGTGGGGACTCGGAGAAGCAGCGCCAAGACAAGTTGCGGGAGGAAGGCCTCCAGCTAGTGATGAAGATCCGG AGCCTGGTCAGGCGGCTTTTGGCGGTCTACGCACTCCCCAGCTGGGGCCGTGCAGAGCTGGCACTGTCGCTGCTGCAGGAGACACCCAGGAACTATGAGTTGGGGGACGTGGTGGAAGCTgtgaggcagagccaggaccggGCCTTCCTGCGCCGCTTGCTTGCCCAGGAGTGTGCCGTGTGCAGCTGGGCCCTGCCCCGCAACCGG ATGCAGGCCCTGACCTCCTGTGAGTGCACCATCTGTCCTGACTGCTTCCGCCAGCACTTCACCATCGCCTTGAAGGAGAAGCACATCACAGATATGGTGTGCCCCGCCTGTGGCCGCCCCGACCTCACCGATGACACACAGTTGCTCAGCTACTTTTCCACCCTTGACATCCAG CTTCGAGAGAGCCTAGAGCCAGATGCCTATGCGCTGTTCCACAAGAAGCTGACTGAGGGTGTGCTCATGCGGGACCCCAAGTTCCTGTGGTGTGCCCAG TGCTCCTTTGGCTTCATATACGAGCGTGAGCAGCTGGAGGCAACTTGTCCGCAGTGTCACCAGACCTTCTGTGTGCGCTGTAAGCGCCAG TGGGAGGAGCAGCACCGAGGCCGGAGCTGCGAGGATTTCCAGAACTGGAAACGCAACAATGACCCAGAATAccaggcccagggcctggcaatGTATCTTCAGGAAAATGGCATTG ATTGCCCCAACTGCAAGTTCTCGTACGCACTGGCCCGAGGAGGCTGCATGCACTTCCACTGTACCCAGTGCCGCCATGAGTTCTGCAGTGGCTGCTACAATGCCTTTTACGCCAAGAAT AAATGTCCAGACCCTAACTGCAGGGTGAAAAAGTCCCTGCACGGCCACCACCCCCGAGACTGCCTCTTCTACCTGCGGGACTGGACTGCTCTCCGACTCCAGAAGCTGCTACAG GACAATAACGTCATGTTCAACACAGAGCCCCCAGCGGGGGCCCGGGCGGTCCCTGGAG GTGGCTGCCGAGTGATGGAGCAGAAGGAGGTTCCCAATGGGCTCCGGGACGAAGCTTGTGGCAAGGAGACGCCAGCTGGTTATGCTGGCCTCTGCCA GGCACACTACAAAGAGTATCTTGTGAGCCTCATCAATGCCCACTCACTGGACCCAGCCACCCTGTATGACGTGGAGGAGCTGGAGACGGCTGCCGAGCGCTACCTGCACGTGCGCCCCCAGCCGCTGGCGGGGGAGGACGCCCCCGCCTACCATACCCGCTTGTTACAG AAGCTGATGGAAGAGGTGCCCTTGGGACAGAGTATCCCCCGCAGGAGGAAGTAG